The Antarcticibacterium sp. 1MA-6-2 genome has a window encoding:
- a CDS encoding energy transducer TonB, whose protein sequence is MLQKSESKAIAKTKFLVVLPLMLIMLSFTGYSFEQQIGSIDTSSKDLVIEVKDLDQLSVEQKRMLENKVSLVMEKRAYKSLVVKDDKKTLEFSVDPVTGEQQGKISPNPGTSISSQPVPDVPFAVVGEAPVYPGCEKFDSSDARKNCMAEKVTNFVKTNISEDTVNLFTQPEGGNVTVVFRIDETGKVTGAKARATSPKLDVDERSILEREAIKAVNSLPQMEPGKHNGQVAGVLYAVR, encoded by the coding sequence ATGTTACAAAAATCTGAATCAAAAGCTATAGCTAAAACCAAATTCCTGGTGGTTTTACCTCTAATGTTGATAATGCTGTCATTTACAGGTTATTCTTTTGAGCAACAAATAGGATCAATTGATACTTCATCTAAAGATTTAGTTATTGAAGTTAAAGATCTCGACCAGCTTTCCGTAGAACAAAAAAGGATGTTGGAAAACAAGGTTTCCCTGGTAATGGAAAAGAGAGCCTATAAATCCTTAGTTGTAAAAGATGATAAAAAAACATTGGAATTTAGCGTAGACCCTGTAACAGGAGAACAGCAGGGAAAGATCTCTCCAAATCCGGGCACAAGCATTTCTTCACAACCTGTGCCTGATGTGCCTTTCGCAGTAGTCGGGGAAGCACCCGTTTATCCGGGATGTGAAAAATTTGATTCCAGTGATGCGCGTAAAAATTGTATGGCAGAAAAAGTAACAAATTTCGTAAAAACTAATATTTCCGAAGACACTGTAAATTTATTTACACAACCTGAAGGGGGAAATGTAACTGTGGTATTTAGAATAGATGAAACAGGAAAAGTAACAGGTGCAAAGGCAAGGGCTACTTCTCCAAAACTTGATGTGGATGAAAGATCAATCCTTGAAAGGGAAGCAATCAAGGCAGTAAATTCCCTTCCGCAGATGGAGCCAGGAAAACACAATGGTCAGGTCGCTGGAGTACTTTATGCTGTACGATAA
- a CDS encoding M56 family metallopeptidase has protein sequence MRLVAAQSRFTTEASAEIAKINWWLLVYGTGVVVSLGIFFRKFQNLSRLFRFRAISAEKNLRIIEVPNSNIACTFYRTIFLGDQLTETEKLQILSHELVHVKQKHSLDLLFFEILKIIFWFNPLVYIYQNRMAAVHEFIADASVVKSTPKRSYYEQLLNSAFNTTNISFINQFINQSLIKKRIVMLQKSRSKTTAKLKYLVMIPLVMAMLTYVACSDENSSMNYQEEDSLSQYSYTMNKQEEMSNEKREIHKKYEDFLINNPDYVSWATIEGNQITYSVHSRNEEVPEGYIKLEVSDKYDMYINLPGSTKNANGEEKSETIKYEKGDDIPFAVIEEVPVFPGCEGLETNEERKNCMSQKIQEHVQKEFNTSLGKQLGLTGRNRVIAIFKINSQGQVIDVRSRAPHPALEEEAKRVINSLP, from the coding sequence ATGCGCTTAGTAGCGGCTCAAAGTCGTTTTACTACTGAAGCTTCTGCGGAAATTGCTAAGATTAACTGGTGGCTGCTGGTTTATGGAACGGGAGTAGTGGTAAGCCTGGGGATTTTCTTCAGAAAATTTCAGAATTTGAGCCGATTATTCCGTTTTAGGGCAATTTCTGCTGAAAAGAATCTGCGCATTATTGAGGTTCCAAATTCCAACATCGCCTGCACGTTTTACAGAACAATCTTTTTAGGTGATCAATTAACTGAAACCGAAAAACTTCAAATCCTGTCTCACGAATTAGTCCACGTTAAGCAGAAGCACAGTCTGGACCTTTTGTTCTTTGAGATACTAAAGATCATTTTCTGGTTTAATCCGCTCGTTTATATCTACCAGAACAGGATGGCGGCTGTTCACGAATTTATTGCCGATGCAAGCGTGGTGAAGAGTACACCTAAAAGATCTTATTACGAACAACTATTAAATTCAGCTTTTAACACCACAAATATTTCATTCATCAACCAATTTATAAATCAATCATTAATCAAAAAACGAATTGTTATGTTACAAAAGTCAAGATCAAAAACAACAGCAAAATTAAAGTATCTGGTAATGATACCGCTAGTGATGGCAATGCTCACTTACGTGGCCTGCTCAGATGAGAATTCTTCTATGAATTATCAAGAAGAGGATTCACTTTCCCAGTATAGTTATACCATGAACAAACAAGAGGAAATGTCCAATGAAAAGAGGGAGATCCACAAAAAATATGAGGATTTTCTCATTAACAATCCGGATTATGTAAGCTGGGCAACCATTGAAGGAAATCAAATAACTTATTCTGTCCATAGTAGGAATGAGGAAGTACCAGAAGGATACATAAAATTAGAAGTTAGTGACAAGTATGATATGTATATAAATTTACCCGGAAGTACTAAGAATGCTAATGGAGAAGAAAAATCTGAAACCATAAAATACGAGAAAGGCGACGATATTCCTTTTGCTGTAATTGAAGAGGTGCCAGTATTTCCTGGATGTGAAGGCCTTGAAACAAACGAAGAACGAAAAAATTGTATGTCTCAAAAGATTCAGGAACACGTACAAAAGGAATTTAATACAAGCCTGGGTAAACAATTAGGTTTAACAGGGCGTAATAGAGTAATTGCAATTTTTAAAATAAATTCTCAGGGGCAGGTAATAGATGTTCGTTCCCGCGCACCACATCCTGCTTTGGAAGAAGAAGCTAAACGCGTAATCAACAGCTTACCGTAA
- a CDS encoding lipopolysaccharide assembly protein LapB, which produces MLAVRAGAQTPALAVADSLFTVGETAKAIEMLEGSNPATISIILKLAQYNAAKGNIKEAVGYYEKVLHQNPEKILATIEYAKALVKDNQLMKADSVYRELNKKYPENANFYYQRGLIKEQEQENDEEALPFYKLTIEKDQSHQPALYKLAKNELQNRSYDMAKNYSLMGLEHHPENVSLLSILAQAYSARALYKKAIPPFEKLVELGEKSEFIFTRLGYAYLHEGNLEDAITAYT; this is translated from the coding sequence TTGTTAGCTGTCAGGGCCGGAGCACAAACTCCGGCTTTGGCTGTTGCAGATAGCCTGTTTACTGTAGGAGAGACCGCAAAAGCCATAGAGATGCTGGAAGGTTCTAACCCTGCCACTATTTCTATCATTCTTAAACTGGCGCAGTATAATGCTGCCAAAGGAAATATTAAAGAAGCAGTAGGATATTATGAAAAAGTCCTGCACCAAAATCCTGAAAAAATTTTGGCAACAATAGAGTATGCGAAAGCTCTTGTAAAAGATAATCAGCTAATGAAAGCTGACAGTGTTTACAGGGAATTGAATAAAAAATATCCTGAAAATGCAAATTTTTACTACCAGCGTGGATTAATAAAGGAGCAGGAACAGGAGAATGATGAAGAGGCCCTGCCCTTCTATAAACTTACGATTGAGAAAGACCAGTCTCACCAGCCAGCTTTGTACAAGCTTGCAAAGAATGAGCTTCAAAACAGGAGTTATGACATGGCCAAGAATTACTCCTTAATGGGACTTGAGCACCATCCGGAGAATGTGTCCTTACTTTCTATTCTTGCTCAGGCATACTCTGCACGGGCATTATATAAAAAAGCTATTCCTCCTTTTGAGAAACTCGTCGAACTGGGGGAGAAGAGTGAATTTATTTTTACCAGGCTTGGCTACGCTTATCTTCACGAAGGCAATCTGGAAGATGCCATAACAGCTTATACCTGA
- a CDS encoding tetratricopeptide repeat protein, with the protein MAILIKKQPVDAEYLSLGITLKYKKEFKDALEYLNKALEENPQNERALYERAVVADNYFKDLSTIISYYQSYLDKYNSIGDERLLNLAESRIADLKKQRHLEGE; encoded by the coding sequence ATGGCTATTCTTATAAAAAAACAACCCGTGGATGCAGAATATCTCAGCCTGGGAATAACTCTTAAGTATAAGAAAGAATTTAAGGATGCATTGGAATACTTGAATAAAGCTTTGGAAGAAAACCCACAAAATGAACGCGCACTATATGAACGTGCGGTTGTAGCAGATAATTATTTTAAGGATTTATCTACAATTATTTCCTACTATCAATCCTATCTCGACAAATATAATTCTATAGGAGATGAGCGCTTGCTGAATTTGGCTGAATCAAGAATTGCAGATCTAAAAAAGCAACGTCATTTGGAGGGAGAATAA
- a CDS encoding SusC/RagA family TonB-linked outer membrane protein: MRIGIQKFPYLTKLTVIGLIVQFLLTTTIYANENELRGEGEQQKTISGTVIAAEDNLGIPGVNVIVKGTSIGTVTNIDGEYEITVPASATTLTFSFIGFETVEREIGDNTEIDVIMQTDQSSLEEVVIVGYGTQRKETVVGAVAQTTSEVLERTGGVSDLGAAMTGALPGLVTTASTGIPGGESPQIVIRGQNSWNGASPLILVDGVERPEFFNNMSISSVASISVLKDASATAVFGSRGANGVIIVTTKRGLTGKAEITANFSSTVKAVSKLPGKYDAYDAIGVRNRAIEYELSDNPSSWGDIIPEATRYKYLNPANIEEMERYPNVNWQEVLFKDYAMAYNANVNIRGGTEFVKYFATLDFQNEGDLFRDFTNNRDYDPGYEYNRLNFRSNLDFQLTSTTKLRTDLGGTYGVRRSPWGGGNDYGFWDAAYRGDPTLFMPQYSDGLYGYYAPNIQLGYNSVRILAISGVEMETTARINTTFVLDQDLGMLLEGLTFNGTLAVDNTFIENDRGVNDQFNAAQEKWIDPETGRVVLAQGVSSTTGLDFYTPGPQWSPASGSVGAAWRKIFYQLKLDYATTIAEDHNFNLMGLMN, encoded by the coding sequence ATGAGAATAGGAATTCAAAAATTTCCATATCTGACAAAATTGACAGTTATAGGACTAATAGTTCAATTTCTGCTTACTACCACTATTTATGCTAATGAAAACGAGCTGAGAGGAGAAGGTGAGCAACAAAAAACTATTAGTGGAACAGTAATAGCTGCTGAGGATAACTTAGGTATACCGGGAGTAAATGTGATCGTTAAGGGTACTTCTATAGGAACTGTTACTAATATTGACGGGGAATATGAAATCACTGTGCCCGCGTCAGCTACTACCTTAACCTTCAGTTTTATAGGTTTTGAGACTGTAGAAAGGGAAATTGGAGATAACACTGAGATTGATGTCATAATGCAAACCGATCAAAGTTCTCTTGAAGAAGTTGTCATCGTAGGATACGGAACGCAGAGGAAGGAAACTGTTGTGGGTGCCGTTGCTCAAACCACTAGCGAAGTCCTGGAACGTACCGGTGGAGTATCAGATCTTGGTGCTGCAATGACAGGTGCTTTACCCGGTTTAGTAACCACTGCCAGTACAGGTATACCCGGAGGGGAAAGTCCCCAAATTGTGATAAGGGGCCAAAATAGCTGGAATGGTGCATCTCCTTTGATTTTGGTGGATGGAGTAGAGCGGCCTGAATTTTTCAATAACATGTCTATAAGTTCCGTTGCGTCAATATCTGTTTTGAAAGATGCTTCGGCTACCGCGGTATTTGGTTCCCGGGGTGCCAATGGGGTAATCATTGTAACGACAAAAAGAGGACTTACAGGTAAGGCAGAGATCACAGCCAATTTTAGTTCAACCGTGAAGGCGGTTTCTAAATTGCCTGGTAAATATGATGCTTACGATGCCATTGGGGTTAGGAACAGGGCAATTGAATATGAACTTTCCGACAATCCCTCCAGCTGGGGCGATATTATTCCTGAAGCAACGAGGTATAAGTACCTTAATCCGGCCAATATTGAGGAAATGGAACGTTATCCTAATGTTAATTGGCAGGAAGTATTGTTTAAGGATTATGCCATGGCTTACAACGCTAACGTAAACATCCGCGGAGGGACAGAATTCGTTAAATATTTTGCTACTCTCGATTTTCAGAATGAAGGAGATTTGTTTCGGGATTTCACCAATAACAGGGATTACGATCCTGGTTATGAATATAATCGCCTTAATTTCCGTAGTAATTTAGATTTTCAACTTACATCCACTACTAAATTACGAACTGACCTTGGAGGTACCTACGGTGTCCGGAGAAGTCCCTGGGGTGGGGGTAATGATTATGGTTTTTGGGATGCCGCTTATCGGGGTGATCCTACCCTTTTTATGCCACAATATTCAGACGGTCTCTATGGGTACTATGCTCCTAATATACAACTAGGGTATAACTCTGTCCGGATTCTGGCCATTAGTGGAGTAGAAATGGAAACTACTGCCCGTATCAATACAACCTTTGTGCTTGATCAGGATTTAGGAATGCTATTAGAAGGATTGACTTTTAATGGTACACTGGCTGTGGATAACACCTTTATAGAAAATGACAGGGGAGTTAATGACCAGTTCAATGCCGCCCAGGAAAAGTGGATTGATCCCGAAACCGGGCGGGTAGTTCTTGCCCAGGGTGTAAGTTCTACCACAGGGCTGGATTTTTATACTCCAGGCCCACAATGGTCTCCTGCCAGTGGAAGTGTTGGTGCGGCCTGGCGTAAGATTTTCTATCAGTTAAAGCTGGATTATGCAACTACCATTGCAGAGGATCATAACTTTAACCTGATGGGACTGATGAACTAA
- a CDS encoding TonB-dependent receptor, giving the protein MLEYNGAYNGSEKFAPEYRFAFFSSGGLAWMISEENFMESVSFLDTWKLRANYGEVGDDQIGARFLFMDEWAYGGNSQLGLVGEGGERSPYTWYTQEQVGNPFVRWETVYKTNLGMDFGFFQGLIDGSVDVFRNDRKDILMRDDRAVPTYFGVNAPAANLGRVRTQGYEITVGLDHTFTNGLNVWGDFTMTHAENEIIDRDDPALLPDYQKQAGYALGQTRTHIASGYYNTWDELYASTVHNTNNLNKIPGNYQILDYNGDGVIDTFDAAPFGYSGVPENTFSTNLGFGWKGFSVFAQFYGVNNVTRNVPLTSLGGQTNTVFEQGTYWSQDNPNADTPMPRWSSVPPGNFMGNRYFYDGSYLRLKNAEIAYRFDTDVVSRFGLQNLRVYVNGNNLLLWTEMPDDRESNFSGIGNQGAYPTVKRFNLGLNVTF; this is encoded by the coding sequence ATGCTGGAGTATAACGGTGCTTACAATGGATCGGAAAAATTTGCTCCTGAATATCGGTTTGCTTTCTTCTCTTCAGGAGGACTTGCCTGGATGATATCTGAAGAAAATTTTATGGAATCGGTTTCTTTCCTGGACACCTGGAAATTGAGAGCTAATTATGGAGAAGTGGGAGACGACCAAATAGGTGCCCGGTTTCTGTTCATGGATGAGTGGGCTTACGGAGGAAATTCTCAACTTGGCTTAGTTGGTGAGGGTGGTGAAAGAAGCCCTTATACCTGGTACACACAGGAACAGGTGGGTAACCCTTTTGTTCGTTGGGAGACAGTATACAAGACTAACCTGGGTATGGATTTTGGTTTTTTCCAGGGTTTAATTGATGGGTCTGTAGACGTCTTCAGGAATGACAGAAAGGATATCCTTATGAGGGATGACAGGGCAGTACCTACCTATTTTGGAGTAAATGCTCCTGCAGCCAACCTGGGTCGGGTACGTACGCAGGGTTATGAAATTACTGTAGGACTTGACCACACCTTTACAAATGGATTAAACGTATGGGGCGACTTTACAATGACTCATGCAGAGAATGAAATAATTGATCGGGATGATCCCGCCTTGTTACCCGACTATCAAAAGCAGGCGGGATATGCACTGGGGCAGACCCGTACCCATATTGCAAGTGGGTATTACAATACTTGGGACGAACTATATGCGAGCACCGTCCACAATACCAATAACCTCAATAAAATTCCCGGGAACTACCAGATCCTTGACTATAATGGTGATGGAGTAATTGATACTTTTGATGCAGCCCCTTTCGGATATTCCGGCGTGCCGGAGAATACCTTTAGCACCAATCTGGGATTTGGGTGGAAAGGCTTTAGCGTATTTGCGCAGTTCTACGGAGTAAATAATGTTACACGTAATGTACCGCTTACCAGCCTTGGAGGACAAACCAATACAGTTTTTGAGCAGGGTACCTACTGGTCCCAAGACAACCCAAATGCCGATACGCCAATGCCACGTTGGAGTTCGGTTCCTCCCGGAAACTTTATGGGGAACCGGTATTTCTACGATGGTTCATACCTCCGCCTGAAGAATGCAGAAATTGCTTACCGTTTCGATACTGATGTGGTGAGTAGGTTTGGTCTTCAAAACCTGCGGGTGTATGTAAATGGTAATAACCTTTTGCTGTGGACTGAAATGCCTGACGATCGGGAATCAAACTTTTCGGGAATAGGTAACCAGGGAGCATACCCAACGGTTAAAAGGTTTAATCTAGGTTTAAATGTTACATTTTAA
- a CDS encoding RagB/SusD family nutrient uptake outer membrane protein produces the protein MDGSAATDGSGGLWALAWYGIRKANIGLANLDLMTDATQEERDLIEGQLLFFRGWCHFQLIQYFGGMPYIDRVLPSDEPLCEPRLSYHESADRVATDLRAAADLLPINWDNTVAGRRTLGKNGLRINKIMALGYLGKNLLWAASPLMNYESTGSRTYNSEYAKRAAVAFGELLSLVEAGETQYALLPFDRYSENFYTT, from the coding sequence ATGGACGGGAGTGCTGCTACCGACGGTAGTGGAGGCTTATGGGCGCTTGCCTGGTATGGAATTAGAAAAGCAAATATTGGTCTGGCCAATCTCGACCTCATGACAGATGCTACGCAGGAGGAAAGAGACCTGATTGAAGGTCAACTACTATTTTTCAGGGGCTGGTGTCATTTTCAATTGATCCAGTACTTTGGAGGCATGCCTTACATCGACAGGGTGCTCCCTTCAGATGAACCATTATGTGAACCCCGTCTGAGTTATCATGAGAGTGCAGACCGCGTTGCAACAGACTTAAGAGCGGCTGCTGACCTTTTGCCGATCAATTGGGACAATACAGTGGCAGGTAGGCGTACACTTGGAAAAAACGGTTTGCGCATCAATAAGATAATGGCCCTGGGTTATTTAGGCAAAAACCTCCTTTGGGCTGCCAGTCCCTTAATGAATTATGAATCAACCGGAAGTAGGACTTATAATTCGGAATATGCTAAACGGGCGGCAGTTGCATTCGGGGAATTATTGTCTTTGGTCGAAGCTGGGGAAACTCAATATGCCCTGCTTCCTTTTGACAGGTACAGTGAGAATTTTTATACAACCTAG